The Acidobacteriota bacterium genomic sequence CCTCGTGGTGGACAACGGCTCCGAGGATGGGACGCTGGAGGCCGTGAAAGGGCGCTTTCCCTGGGCCGAGCGGATCGGGAACGCCGCGAACCTGGGCTTCGCCGGCGGCAACAACGTGGGGATCCGCCGGGCCCTCGACGGGGGGGCGGAGTACGTTCTGCTCCTGAACAACGACACGCTGGTGCGGGCGGGGGCCCTGCCGGCCCTCGTCGAGGACCTCGACGGGCACCCCGAGGCGGGCTCCGCCCAGCCCGTCCTGCTCGCCTACGACGGGGAGCGCATCGACTCCCTGGGCATCCGCGTGGGCTTCCGCCCGGGAGCCGTGGACGCGGGAGCGGGAGAGCCGGCCGACCGCGCCGCCTCGGCTCCGGAGGAGATCTTCGGGCCCTGCGCCGCCGCGGCCCTCTACCGGGCTTCGGCCCTCCGCGAGGCGGGCCTTCTCGACGAGGGGCTCTTCGCCATCTTGGAGGACGTGGATCTGGCCTTCCGCCTGCGCCTGAGCGGATTCGGCGCCCGCCTGGTGAAGAGTGCAACCGTTCTGCACAAGCGAGGCATCTCCGGGAGAAAAACCTCCGGGGACTTCCGGCGCGCCCTGGTGCTGAGGAACCTCCAGGTCCTCATGTGGCGTTACTGGCCCGCGCGGTCCGTGGCCCTGTGCGCTCCGCTGTGGATCCGGTGGCACGTCCTCGCGCGGGCCCTGTGGAGGAGAATGGGGCGGGAAGGGGACTACGCCGCCGCCCTGTCCGCCGCCCGGCGCGAGCGCGCGGCGCTTCGAGCGAATCCGCGCCTGGCTCAGATCCAGCGCCGGTGGCTCTGACCGCCGGGCGCCCCCGCCCTCGGCCGCGTCTTCGAAGGCAGGCCTCACGCCGTAGCGGCCTTTGCTTGCCAAAGGCCGGCCTTTCGGCCGATGCGAGCATCGGCCGCTACGATGGCTTCGCCTATCCAGGAGGTTCGCGTACGCCTTTCGCCTATTGCCTTTCGCCCTTAATTGAAAATCCCAACTCCCAAGTCCCAAATGTCTCTTCCGCCTTTCGCC encodes the following:
- a CDS encoding glycosyltransferase family 2 protein, whose product is MVLLTWNGREDTLACLESLEAAGHPAEGERVLVVDNGSEDGTLEAVKGRFPWAERIGNAANLGFAGGNNVGIRRALDGGAEYVLLLNNDTLVRAGALPALVEDLDGHPEAGSAQPVLLAYDGERIDSLGIRVGFRPGAVDAGAGEPADRAASAPEEIFGPCAAAALYRASALREAGLLDEGLFAILEDVDLAFRLRLSGFGARLVKSATVLHKRGISGRKTSGDFRRALVLRNLQVLMWRYWPARSVALCAPLWIRWHVLARALWRRMGREGDYAAALSAARRERAALRANPRLAQIQRRWL